In Juglans microcarpa x Juglans regia isolate MS1-56 chromosome 8D, Jm3101_v1.0, whole genome shotgun sequence, the following are encoded in one genomic region:
- the LOC121242008 gene encoding thaumatin-like protein 1b isoform X2 produces the protein MKKTGLSLMISCLILAFFFLSGSNGSDVQHICTVTSRPDEVRIMILKRPSVQSTRITFTNNCPNTIWPGTLTINQKPQLSTTGFELPSKASASLGVQAPWNGRFWARTGCSTDASGTFSCTTADCASGQVSCNGNGAIPPASLVEISIVANSGQDFYDVSLVDGFNLPVSVSTEGGSGDCQTSSCPANVNMVCPAELQLKAMDGSTIACKSACTAFNQSQYCCTGDFSTPQSCPPTNYSMIFENQCPQAYSYAYDDVNSTFTCSGAPNYTITFCP, from the exons ATGAAGAAGACCGGCCTCTCACTGATGATCTCCTGCCTTATCTTGgccttctttttcctctcag GATCTAATGGCTCTGATGTTCAACATATATGCACGGTGACAAGCAGGCCAGATGAAGTCAGGATTATGATTTTGAAGAGGCCAA GTGTTCAATCCACTAGAATAACTTTCACAAACAACTGTCCGAATACCATTTGGCCAGGAACCCTAACCATTAATCAGAAACCTCAACTATCAACAACTGGATTTGAGTTACCATCCAAAGCATCCGCATCACTGGGTGTCCAAGCTCCATGGAATGGTCGGTTTTGGGCACGAACTGGTTGCTCCACCGACGCCTCAGGAACGTTCTCTTGCACTACTGCGGATTGCGCCTCTGGACAGGTTTCATGCAATGGCAATGGTGCCATCCCGCCAGCATCTTTGGTAGAAATCAGCATAGTAGCGAATAGCGGGCAAGACTTTTATGATGTTAGCCTTGTCGACGGCTTCAACCTACCTGTTTCAGTGAGCACAGAAGGCGGGAGTGGTGATTGCCAGACCTCGAGTTGCCCGGCCAATGTGAACATGGTTTGCCCAGCAGAGCTACAACTGAAAGCCATGGATGGGAGCACGATCGCATGCAAGAGCGCATGCACAGCGTTCAATCAGTCACAATACTGCTGCACTGGCGATTTCAGTACCCCACAATCATGTCCTCCTACAAACTATTCCATGATCTTCGAGAACCAGTGCCCTCAAGCTTATAGCTACGCTTATGATGATGTGAACAGCACCTTCACTTGCTCCGGTGCACCTAATTACACTATAACTTTCTGCCCTTGA
- the LOC121242008 gene encoding thaumatin-like protein 1b isoform X1, with amino-acid sequence MKKTGLSLMISCLILAFFFLSDAGSNGSDVQHICTVTSRPDEVRIMILKRPSVQSTRITFTNNCPNTIWPGTLTINQKPQLSTTGFELPSKASASLGVQAPWNGRFWARTGCSTDASGTFSCTTADCASGQVSCNGNGAIPPASLVEISIVANSGQDFYDVSLVDGFNLPVSVSTEGGSGDCQTSSCPANVNMVCPAELQLKAMDGSTIACKSACTAFNQSQYCCTGDFSTPQSCPPTNYSMIFENQCPQAYSYAYDDVNSTFTCSGAPNYTITFCP; translated from the exons ATGAAGAAGACCGGCCTCTCACTGATGATCTCCTGCCTTATCTTGgccttctttttcctctcag ATGCAGGATCTAATGGCTCTGATGTTCAACATATATGCACGGTGACAAGCAGGCCAGATGAAGTCAGGATTATGATTTTGAAGAGGCCAA GTGTTCAATCCACTAGAATAACTTTCACAAACAACTGTCCGAATACCATTTGGCCAGGAACCCTAACCATTAATCAGAAACCTCAACTATCAACAACTGGATTTGAGTTACCATCCAAAGCATCCGCATCACTGGGTGTCCAAGCTCCATGGAATGGTCGGTTTTGGGCACGAACTGGTTGCTCCACCGACGCCTCAGGAACGTTCTCTTGCACTACTGCGGATTGCGCCTCTGGACAGGTTTCATGCAATGGCAATGGTGCCATCCCGCCAGCATCTTTGGTAGAAATCAGCATAGTAGCGAATAGCGGGCAAGACTTTTATGATGTTAGCCTTGTCGACGGCTTCAACCTACCTGTTTCAGTGAGCACAGAAGGCGGGAGTGGTGATTGCCAGACCTCGAGTTGCCCGGCCAATGTGAACATGGTTTGCCCAGCAGAGCTACAACTGAAAGCCATGGATGGGAGCACGATCGCATGCAAGAGCGCATGCACAGCGTTCAATCAGTCACAATACTGCTGCACTGGCGATTTCAGTACCCCACAATCATGTCCTCCTACAAACTATTCCATGATCTTCGAGAACCAGTGCCCTCAAGCTTATAGCTACGCTTATGATGATGTGAACAGCACCTTCACTTGCTCCGGTGCACCTAATTACACTATAACTTTCTGCCCTTGA